Proteins encoded together in one Terriglobales bacterium window:
- the thiS gene encoding sulfur carrier protein ThiS, with protein MTLTINGENRNFTSVSTVSDLVSELGMKADRVAIELNRDLLPRDRWASTQLSDGDKLEIVHFVGGGKV; from the coding sequence ATGACCCTCACCATCAACGGCGAAAACCGCAACTTTACTTCTGTTTCGACGGTTTCCGACCTTGTCTCTGAGCTTGGCATGAAGGCGGACCGCGTAGCCATCGAACTTAATCGGGATCTGCTCCCGCGAGATCGATGGGCGTCCACCCAGCTTTCCGACGGCGATAAACTCGAAATCGTTCACTTCGTCGGCGGAGGAAAGGTCTGA